A region of Nitrospiria bacterium DNA encodes the following proteins:
- a CDS encoding tetratricopeptide repeat protein, producing the protein MKSKFWLPPLLLSILVNVNVLTNQFVWDDVILIEQQFPGFQTLRDVLFPDLTIFQISKNYYRPLITLSFLWDQTLWNQEPFGYHLTVFLFHIGNTLLVFFLSRQLLPDHPMKNWIALLSSSLFAVHPIHTESVAWMSGRTDSISAFFMFFSMFCYSKYNEKNSFGFLVFSTIFLFLALCGKEVAIALLLLFPFFDFIQRRDVQKTGHSPQSPNLFTYLLPGVALLSYYALRHAALGSSIGEMQWKIPTEKNVFLDIILIAGFYLKKLLWPFNLQAFIPEIPNDLSHWIISIVLLVCFSILFGWAYWKKHFLITFSLTWVFLSLSPSLLVAFSSVSKTPLAERYLYIPSFGICLLTGFLLVQLFQSSVFKQTFSRINQILFMTLMIGLILIPWSWTTYLRNQVWSDNIAFWTDLTQKIPEYGLPHNNLAHAFIGEGRFQEAERELNLALQSIYEDFGKSLASSSLGNLYRVKGEEGKAEALLLQALRFNPSNHEALFYLGNIYFDRAERAAHQTQQKQDDLEKAAEYIGKSIAIHPLFPEGHYDLALVLRQLGKQKEARFHLEKVISLSPDPTSIRVKNAKMLLNSPLGEIPSP; encoded by the coding sequence GTGAAATCCAAATTTTGGCTACCGCCTCTCCTCCTTTCCATTCTGGTCAACGTAAACGTCCTCACCAATCAATTTGTGTGGGATGATGTCATCCTGATCGAACAGCAATTTCCCGGGTTCCAAACCCTCCGTGATGTTCTCTTTCCCGATTTAACGATTTTCCAAATCAGCAAAAATTATTATCGCCCCCTCATCACCCTTTCATTTCTTTGGGATCAAACCCTTTGGAATCAGGAACCTTTCGGATACCACCTCACTGTTTTTCTTTTTCATATTGGAAATACCCTTCTGGTCTTTTTCCTCTCCCGACAGCTTCTTCCTGACCATCCCATGAAAAACTGGATTGCCCTGCTTTCCTCGTCTCTTTTTGCGGTGCATCCGATTCACACCGAAAGTGTGGCATGGATGTCGGGCCGCACAGATTCTATCTCCGCTTTTTTTATGTTCTTTTCGATGTTTTGTTATTCAAAATACAACGAAAAAAATTCTTTTGGATTCCTTGTTTTCTCAACAATCTTTTTATTCCTAGCCCTTTGCGGAAAAGAAGTAGCCATTGCCCTCCTCCTGCTTTTCCCTTTTTTTGACTTTATCCAGAGAAGGGACGTCCAAAAAACAGGCCATTCTCCTCAATCCCCCAACCTGTTTACCTATCTTCTTCCAGGGGTTGCTCTCCTTTCCTATTATGCATTGAGGCACGCAGCACTGGGAAGTAGCATTGGAGAAATGCAGTGGAAAATACCAACAGAAAAAAATGTGTTTCTGGATATCATTCTGATTGCAGGGTTTTACCTTAAAAAACTCCTGTGGCCTTTTAACCTTCAGGCTTTTATTCCTGAAATTCCCAATGACCTATCTCATTGGATCATCTCAATCGTGCTGCTGGTCTGTTTTTCGATCCTTTTCGGGTGGGCCTATTGGAAAAAACATTTTTTGATCACCTTTTCCCTAACGTGGGTTTTTCTTTCCTTGAGCCCATCCCTTTTGGTGGCATTCTCCTCAGTTTCCAAAACCCCTTTGGCGGAGCGGTATCTTTACATTCCCTCTTTCGGAATTTGCCTTCTAACCGGATTCCTATTGGTGCAATTATTCCAATCCTCCGTTTTTAAACAAACATTTTCTCGAATCAATCAAATCCTTTTCATGACCCTGATGATAGGTTTGATTCTGATTCCATGGTCTTGGACCACCTACCTACGGAATCAGGTTTGGAGCGACAATATTGCCTTTTGGACCGATCTGACTCAAAAAATTCCTGAATACGGACTTCCCCACAACAACCTGGCCCATGCTTTCATTGGCGAAGGACGTTTCCAGGAAGCGGAGAGGGAACTCAATCTCGCCCTTCAATCCATATATGAGGATTTTGGAAAATCTTTGGCCAGTTCCTCCTTGGGAAACCTCTATCGTGTAAAAGGGGAGGAAGGGAAAGCAGAAGCACTTCTTCTCCAGGCTTTGCGTTTCAACCCCTCCAACCACGAGGCATTATTTTATTTAGGGAACATTTATTTCGATCGGGCTGAGAGAGCGGCCCATCAAACCCAACAAAAGCAAGATGACCTGGAAAAAGCCGCCGAATATATAGGAAAATCCATTGCGATCCATCCACTTTTCCCAGAAGGACATTATGATTTAGCCTTGGTCCTTCGACAACTTGGAAAACAAAAAGAAGCCCGTTTCCATCTTGAAAAAGTGATTTCCCTTAGCCCGGATCCCACATCCATCCGTGTAAAAAACGCAAAAATGCTCCTGAACTCCCCCTTGGGGGAAATTCCGAGTCCTTAA
- a CDS encoding UDP-glucuronic acid decarboxylase family protein encodes METCLVTGGAGFIGSHLCEKLLGKGYHVLCMDNFITGRKENIQPLFSNPHFKFLHHDVIQSIELKEEVHYIFHFASPASPVHYQWYPLETALVNSTGTKNLLDVTLGGPTKFLLASTSEVYGDPLVHPQKESYWGNVNTVGPRSCYDESKRLAETLTTIYHQEFGCDVAIVRIFNTYGPRMKKDDGRVVSNFICQAIRNLPLTVYGDGKQTRSLCYVDDLIEGITHVMFSKTTSGEVFNLGNPHEVTIGELAIVIKGLTRSKSEISYHPLPQDDPKQRNPDIQKIGDQLGWAPKISLEKGLSQTIDWFQKNQGKS; translated from the coding sequence ATGGAAACCTGTTTGGTAACCGGAGGGGCCGGTTTTATCGGGAGCCATCTTTGTGAGAAGCTCCTTGGGAAAGGGTACCATGTATTGTGCATGGACAATTTTATTACGGGCCGTAAGGAGAATATTCAGCCCCTTTTTTCCAACCCCCATTTTAAATTTCTTCACCATGATGTGATTCAGTCCATTGAACTCAAAGAAGAGGTGCATTATATTTTTCATTTTGCCAGTCCCGCCAGCCCGGTGCATTATCAGTGGTATCCTTTGGAAACCGCCCTGGTCAATTCAACCGGAACCAAAAATTTGTTAGACGTCACATTGGGTGGGCCCACCAAATTTTTACTGGCCTCCACCTCGGAAGTCTACGGGGATCCCCTGGTTCACCCCCAAAAAGAGAGTTACTGGGGGAATGTCAACACGGTAGGTCCCAGAAGCTGTTATGATGAAAGCAAGCGTTTGGCGGAGACCCTGACTACTATATATCACCAGGAATTCGGTTGTGATGTGGCCATTGTCCGGATCTTTAATACCTACGGTCCGAGGATGAAAAAGGATGATGGGCGAGTGGTCTCTAATTTTATTTGCCAGGCGATCCGGAATCTTCCATTAACCGTTTACGGAGATGGAAAGCAAACCAGAAGCCTATGTTATGTGGATGATCTGATTGAAGGCATTACCCATGTGATGTTTTCAAAAACGACTTCGGGAGAGGTGTTTAATCTGGGGAACCCCCATGAGGTGACCATCGGAGAGTTGGCGATCGTTATTAAGGGTTTAACCCGGTCTAAATCGGAAATTTCCTACCATCCCCTGCCACAAGATGATCCAAAGCAGAGAAACCCGGATATTCAAAAAATCGGTGATCAGCTCGGATGGGCGCCCAAAATCTCCCTGGAAAAAGGGCTTTCCCAGACCATTGATTGGTTCCAGAAAAATCAGGGAAAAAGTTAA